The Arvicola amphibius chromosome 6, mArvAmp1.2, whole genome shotgun sequence DNA window CAACCCTCAACTGTTTCCCTGTTCCCTGTCAGCCTCTTCAAGACTAAGGTGGGAGTCCAGCACTGTGTccaacacttttaatcccagcactgggggagggaggcgtggggagatggggagaggcaATGGgatctacataatgaattctgggacagccagggctatgtagaaagaccctgtcaaaacaaaaacaaaacaaagggctgAGGTGGGATCACGGAGTCAACCCGTTCTCCTCAACCCGGCTCCGCTAACCCAGTCCTTCTCTGGCCTTCACCAGTGCTTACCTCTAACTGATATATTGGGACAAGCAGGTTGGCCTGGTCTCTTGGAGAACTCCCTAAGCAAGATGTTTCCTCTGAAACTCCAAAAGCAATCACCAATATAAAGGCTAAATTTTCTCCCTTGtgttattaaaattatacataattatgTTTAAGTTCCATAACTCTTAAATCCCTCtacaacaaaggaaaaattattaaaacatttaatcactgaaaatacaaatacattagCAAATGTATTTTAGGATACTTATATAAAATTTAACACAAAATTAAAGACTCTGACGATAAGCAATATGGATACTACTCTTTTTCCTGTACCAACTTTTCAATCCTTGGAACTAATGAGGTGACTGCAAGTCTTAGGGCAGAACCAAAAGCCAGCAGGTTCCTTTGTTTAGATGCAGTCAAGGCTGAAAAGGTGGCATCGCAGAGGCAGACGGTGGAAAAGGGCAGCAAGAGCTTCACCGCCTTTTCATGGAGTTCTGGGTAGCCTGTCTTTGTGCTTACCCAAAACTGAGTTACAGACATTGATTTATAAGCTGACTGTAAACTCGTATCTAAAGATAATGCTgctaatttttcttcttcagagtCAGTGAGGTTGTTATTCTGGTGACTGGCAAAGGGATCAACGAGCCACAGATTTCCCAAACGTAAGTCCTCTTCTGGGGGGTAGCAGTCATGGAAAACCTGAGCAAGTCCTTCTAAGTGCTCAACAATAATGCCAGTGGTGCTTCTCACACTCACATCTGACGAGTCTaagaactcagaaaacaaaggaaacatgTCATAATTATTCTCTCGTGTGCGCTCCACCCACATTTTTAGCTTTTTCTTAAATATGTCGACTTTGTTATACAAATTGAAAAGAGTAGCCATGGTCCCTTGGAGAGCAGAATTTAACTTATTTATAAGTGAAAACATATCTGCTAAATAGGCTAGCTTTGCAACCCATTCCTTGTCTTGAAAATATCTGGCCAAATCTGAATGCCTTTGATTTAAAAGTATTTCAATTTCATGTCTCAGTTCAAATAATCTTGTTAAAATTCTCCCTTTCGAGAGCCAACGAACTTCAGCATTAAGTGGTAAGTTCACATGCTCCAATCCCATCTCTTCACACAGAGTTGTCAGCATTTGTGAATCTGAGGCACTGTTCCTTACAAAGCTTAAAATTTGTGCTGACTGCAAAAGGATTTCATGTAAGCATGGAGATAGCTTTTCTGCTGCTAAGTGTTCGCGGTGAATGAAACAGTGTGTGAATGTCACTGCATTCTTGGCAACTTCTTGAATTTTTGACTTTAAACGAGAACATCTATCAGTCATGCTTGTGGCCCCATCAGTACAGAAACCAACACAATGGTTCCAGCTCAGAGATCTACTATCGATATATTTATCTATGAGCTCAAACACTTCAAGACCTGTGCTCGAAGAAGACATTTCAGTACAAAATAACAATTCTTCTTTCACATCACCACATGCATAATCGATGAAGCGAACATAGCAGAGGAGAAGGGTGACGTCTGAGGTCTCCGATGACTCATCTATCTGAAGGGCAAACCACCGGGATTCTCTGACCTTCTGAACCAGCTGGTCTTCAATGTCTGCAGACAGCTTGTTGATCCTGCATCCAATTGTGGTACTGGAAAGAGGGatggttttcattttgtctcCAGCACTTGAACCCAAAACTTCTGAACACATTTCTACTAAATACGGTTTAATTAATTCTTCAGCGATGGAGAACGGCTTCTTTCTGGCAGCAATTTGGAAAGCGATTAAATAAGAAGCTTTCACAAGTGATTCTTCAACTAGTAAACACTGTTTTAAAGGACTGTTTTGACATTCGATTTCAAgtaatttttcctcaaaaaaGTCAACTGGCTTGTTCTCTAATTCAGAATGTTTTGCCTTCAAATGGTTAGAGAGACTGACTGACATCACGCTTTCTTGAGGTAAGATCTCTCCACAAATGACACACTGTGCTCTTGGTGGACTTTCCTTTGATTCAGAACAGataataaaaccagattttataTATTCTGCATCACAAGTCTGGATAAAGTCcactcttttcttctttgcaaGTGGAGAATCAGGTTCTTCATTTTCCCCATTTGGCAGAGGTAAATctgaaggaaatatttaaatatgaacaCTTGTGTTATGAAAACCTGAACAAAATTCCATTAGCAAGATGGATTAACATTAACGTTAGGGGTTAGAGAACAGTTCAGTGGTAGCACTTTATCTGGGATGTCACCCTGGATCCAATCCTTAGCACCAATATAAACCAACATACTACATATAAAATCTAAAGGCCAATCTTAGGAGTTTGATTGTACTGTGTATACTACCATCTAGGCCATTTTTGGGGGCGTGGGGgttagagacagggcttctctgtgtagacttggctgtcctcaaactcagagagatccacctgcttctgcctcctgagtgctgggattaaaggtgtgcaccaccaccgccaggctcttTTAAGAATCTTAATGcaggggtcagtgagatggctcagcaagcaaaGGTACCTGCTACCAAGCTTGACAAGGTGGATGATGTAACAGCTTCCACAAGCTGTTCCACATATACACTGTGGCATGCTCCCAAGCATGTACAGACaagtacaaaataaaacacaacaaaataaaatacaacaaaattccTAAGTAGGGCTAGGAATGGTAGCACACTCCTGgaatccagcacttaggaggcaaaggcaggagatcaggagcttaaggtcatcctcagctatatgtCCAGTCTGAGATCAGCCTGTGACATTACATGAGatacctatctcaaaaacaaaaacagtgagaGGACAGGTAGACAAAGAAGAATTTCAGTGTGTACATTTTTATCAATGTAAGATGTTTTCAATCCAATGTCAAATGACAAAGCAATTTACAACAGTACATAGAAAGTAGTCCATATTTAatccagaaattaaaaaaaataagcacacacataccagaTGTCCACAGATCACAGATCTTTTACTACTTTTTAAATGTGGAGGTGTACAGAAGTTGATGCACATAGTGACAGTATCATTTTAAACAGAATATAAGATGATCAAATTTGCTCAAGAATTTTCTTTGACTCCTACCAAAGGAAAGGCACCCTATGTAAAATATCAATGATTACTTTTAGCAAGTAagctttatctatttatttagagacaggctcTTGGTGTGcggcccaagctggccttgaactcaagatttcctgcctcagtctcccaaatagcTAGGAGGACAGTAACCTCACCATGACAACCAGCTCCAGACTGGGCATTTTACATATAGGTTAGGGAAGGGACCTGGCCAGCTTGAGCATGGtgagcatggctctggcaggctttgttcttctccctcatcccctctgccttgctaaaaaatcTTTAGGTTACATTCCTACTAGTCACCAAGGTTCACTCCTTTAGTTTGCCACTTCTTCCTCctaaggctgactaccaaggtccagctgtcaaagtattgaagtccagcaatcagaagcctCCTTTGGCTCATCTAAAAttaacacctcatcctaacacggggattcccattttacctttataaactgccatttgcctatgggccacatcagtctctcctttctccagaggcagtcctttgttcctctgggacaaataccccTGCCCCCTTTTCTTGTccccttctctctcattccctaTCTCCTTTACCACCACATCCTATCCCATTCTaacacagccccccccccttttctcctcttaaaaattacacctgTAAGGTCATCCATCTGCTGTTGTTTTTCTgcctgcttaataaaggatctctgtgaaaaTAGGTATCTAGGTGTGGTTTGGGCCTAACCCAGGGTCTGTGGAGGAGCCCCAATGTTCAGAAGCCCCTTTGGTTAGTCTGTGAGATAGGGTTAttgtcaaaaatgaaaaaaactgggCTATTGCTCTGTGATCAACACAAAGCTCTGAATTcgacacacacacaactttggGCAGAGTTAGCCAGCCACTAAAGTAACTGAAAACACAGGAATAAGGGAGTAAGGCACTGCCACTGACTTGGGCAATGCTTTACAGCTTTCCATGCAGGAATTCAGCTTTCTACCACTAACACCAGAGCATTATCTGTTCTCTCAACAATGACAATTGAATAATTAAATGcagagtttaaaaaaagaggagagcgagaaagaaaaagaactaaggCTCAATCACAAATTCTTTTAAGCAAATGTGTATGTCAGTAATTATAACGGCTTATCAATACATTTGAAAGAGCAATGTACATGTGTGAAATGCTTAACTCTACACacaatattttatgtgcatatggaTTTGTAGCATTCTGACATTTTACACTTAATAATTACTGTCTTtacctttttatataaaaaaaattaatcagaaaGCAAACCTTATACAAGGTGCCAGGACACTTACCTGTCTGGCATGCAACATGGTGGGAGTGTGGTCTGCAAGAGGTAGCTTTGGTCTGTGTGCCTGGCCTGCACAATATGCCTTTGTTCTTCTGAAGCCTGGGAGGCTGCAAACACTGGAGTCTCTCATCAGCTGCCAGTGTACTTCCCTAGTTAGAAACAAATCCACAGGCCAGTGTTTTTAGTAACTTTCCAACAACCACACTGCTATCAGATGAAAAGCAGTTTGTTATCCTGTAGAAGAGCAGTTACAAACAGAAAGCACTTTGagggagaaaataacaaaaaccactgtgatggtttgaaagaaaatggcccccagaggaagtggcactattaggaggtgtggctttgttgagaAGGCATACTGTTGTTCGAGTGTgtgactgtggaggtgggctttgaggcctcatatgtgtgctcaagccatgcccagtggaacagaccacttcctgttgcctgcggaTCAAGATGTGGGAATCTCAGGTCCATCTCCAGAGGCACGGCTGCCCGCACCACCATGTCACAGCTTGAAGGTAAaggactaaagctctgaaaccatcaagatgtgaactctcagctgttcctgctgccacgCTTTTGCTCCATCATCATTAactctagccctctgaaactgtaccccaaattaaatgcttcccCTTACATGCTGCTTGggccatggtgtttgtcacagcaactgaGAAATAACTAAGACAACCACTAACTCCTAATCAGCACAGGCACCATTCAttgtttctctttaaagacaaacaaacaaaaaaactaaagttGGAAGATGGATATGTCTAGAATGGGTAAGGCACTCCGTTCAATCCCTAgtacacaagtgtacacacacaaattactCTGCCTAAAATATGACTGAAATagccaaataaagaaaaaacatttgcTGATAAGggtaattatgtttttaaaaagggatatATTCACAGACTccacaaaataatatataatctctat harbors:
- the Zmym6 gene encoding zinc finger MYM-type protein 6 isoform X1 codes for the protein MKEPLDGGCEKAMAQQGLLDRVKEEPDNAQEYGLQESELKISAVFSANDTPLGFQLRPPSPGSNASTTPAPTAHLFCSGCKKILHKTGCAQLFCSTECITRYSSAACLPYQLKRICTNCSKEIINPMDVVTAKFENSSSCKDFCSQLCLSSYELKKPVVTIYTSGISTKCTMCQKVTDNLAQKPLYALGNSVKPSAETSESDPGRSEVFCSINCLSAYRIKTVISSGLQVLCHSCKTAAVPQYHVAMSDGTICSFCSSNCVLAFQNVFNKPEGTNSSLVPISPGQEVMSTPLQPAVSAGKGAPVSSFSSPISKPAAAALETLAKQSQQISLTHTFMRLRCQYCNHHFATKPELLFYKGRMFLFCGEVCSEEYKRRNKVMALCDYCKIYKVIKDVVRYSGVDKPFCSEVCKTLSAQDFAERWTNCCKMCSYCLQTSANFVENRLEGKLQVFCCEECMSKFTALYYQIARCDACKRQGKLTESLKWRGSIKYFCNLLCVLKFCHHYSVNDPVHKKVIVLPKSVSVIIPKAQNAVTTLPSPRIPTTPVITSVISLAKIPALQPTTNTNSVLTGAGPKEVAEIIGNGSTLAADERLQCLQPPRLQKNKGILCRPGTQTKATSCRPHSHHVACQTDLPLPNGENEEPDSPLAKKKRVDFIQTCDAEYIKSGFIICSESKESPPRAQCVICGEILPQESVMSVSLSNHLKAKHSELENKPVDFFEEKLLEIECQNSPLKQCLLVEESLVKASYLIAFQIAARKKPFSIAEELIKPYLVEMCSEVLGSSAGDKMKTIPLSSTTIGCRINKLSADIEDQLVQKVRESRWFALQIDESSETSDVTLLLCYVRFIDYACGDVKEELLFCTEMSSSSTGLEVFELIDKYIDSRSLSWNHCVGFCTDGATSMTDRCSRLKSKIQEVAKNAVTFTHCFIHREHLAAEKLSPCLHEILLQSAQILSFVRNSASDSQMLTTLCEEMGLEHVNLPLNAEVRWLSKGRILTRLFELRHEIEILLNQRHSDLARYFQDKEWVAKLAYLADMFSLINKLNSALQGTMATLFNLYNKVDIFKKKLKMWVERTRENNYDMFPLFSEFLDSSDVSVRSTTGIIVEHLEGLAQVFHDCYPPEEDLRLGNLWLVDPFASHQNNNLTDSEEEKLAALSLDTSLQSAYKSMSVTQFWVSTKTGYPELHEKAVKLLLPFSTVCLCDATFSALTASKQRNLLAFGSALRLAVTSLVPRIEKLVQEKE
- the Zmym6 gene encoding zinc finger MYM-type protein 6 isoform X2 produces the protein MLKLQNLAQKPLYALGNSVKPSAETSESDPGRSEVFCSINCLSAYRIKTVISSGLQVLCHSCKTAAVPQYHVAMSDGTICSFCSSNCVLAFQNVFNKPEGTNSSLVPISPGQEVMSTPLQPAVSAGKGAPVSSFSSPISKPAAAALETLAKQSQQISLTHTFMRLRCQYCNHHFATKPELLFYKGRMFLFCGEVCSEEYKRRNKVMALCDYCKIYKVIKDVVRYSGVDKPFCSEVCKTLSAQDFAERWTNCCKMCSYCLQTSANFVENRLEGKLQVFCCEECMSKFTALYYQIARCDACKRQGKLTESLKWRGSIKYFCNLLCVLKFCHHYSVNDPVHKKVIVLPKSVSVIIPKAQNAVTTLPSPRIPTTPVITSVISLAKIPALQPTTNTNSVLTGAGPKEVAEIIGNGSTLAADERLQCLQPPRLQKNKGILCRPGTQTKATSCRPHSHHVACQTDLPLPNGENEEPDSPLAKKKRVDFIQTCDAEYIKSGFIICSESKESPPRAQCVICGEILPQESVMSVSLSNHLKAKHSELENKPVDFFEEKLLEIECQNSPLKQCLLVEESLVKASYLIAFQIAARKKPFSIAEELIKPYLVEMCSEVLGSSAGDKMKTIPLSSTTIGCRINKLSADIEDQLVQKVRESRWFALQIDESSETSDVTLLLCYVRFIDYACGDVKEELLFCTEMSSSSTGLEVFELIDKYIDSRSLSWNHCVGFCTDGATSMTDRCSRLKSKIQEVAKNAVTFTHCFIHREHLAAEKLSPCLHEILLQSAQILSFVRNSASDSQMLTTLCEEMGLEHVNLPLNAEVRWLSKGRILTRLFELRHEIEILLNQRHSDLARYFQDKEWVAKLAYLADMFSLINKLNSALQGTMATLFNLYNKVDIFKKKLKMWVERTRENNYDMFPLFSEFLDSSDVSVRSTTGIIVEHLEGLAQVFHDCYPPEEDLRLGNLWLVDPFASHQNNNLTDSEEEKLAALSLDTSLQSAYKSMSVTQFWVSTKTGYPELHEKAVKLLLPFSTVCLCDATFSALTASKQRNLLAFGSALRLAVTSLVPRIEKLVQEKE